One window from the genome of Methylophaga thalassica encodes:
- a CDS encoding DUF3617 domain-containing protein, translated as MFQRAYMLLICFSLTIISFPVLAETPNLHPGIWAHTTTTTIEGPMSLQPQTSTNQECLTQAQIDKGVNMLEIPQQCIVQKVKVLRDSADFAVDCDIQGIKNHFIGHTNFHGDHMDGQMSSEMNSPMGVMVMKMNFTAKRIGACPAAE; from the coding sequence ATGTTTCAACGCGCTTATATGTTACTGATCTGTTTTAGTCTGACCATTATCAGTTTCCCCGTTCTTGCTGAAACACCTAACCTCCACCCCGGCATTTGGGCTCATACCACAACCACAACCATCGAAGGCCCGATGTCACTGCAACCACAAACCAGCACCAATCAGGAATGTCTGACCCAGGCTCAGATTGATAAAGGTGTGAATATGTTGGAAATACCTCAGCAGTGTATTGTTCAAAAAGTAAAGGTATTACGGGATAGTGCTGACTTTGCTGTTGACTGTGATATTCAAGGTATAAAAAATCACTTTATCGGCCACACTAATTTCCACGGTGATCATATGGATGGTCAAATGAGCAGTGAAATGAATAGTCCGATGGGGGTGATGGTGATGAAGATGAATTTTACCGCAAAACGGATTGGTGCATGTCCGGCGGCTGAATAA
- a CDS encoding peptidoglycan DD-metalloendopeptidase family protein, with protein sequence MQWIWPLLLVFTLTSCGGGSRALAPVGSYGYESNQRKIAKTPYSYTVKKGDTLYSISWRYGMDYKELARINGIRSPYTIYVGQKLKFRGSTSSTRAPSSSSKQKVVTKPTTPAPKPKTQAKPTSQPATASTNSSYTGSQNLQWRWPTDGLVIATYSNSSSGGKGIDISGKAGQPVVAAASGKVVYSGNGLPRYGNLLIIKHNDVYLSAYAHNERLLVKEGEVVKSGQKIATLGRTGTQRYQLHFEIRRNGKPVDPQRFLPKQ encoded by the coding sequence ATGCAATGGATCTGGCCGTTACTACTGGTTTTTACCTTAACATCCTGTGGTGGTGGAAGCCGGGCGTTGGCGCCAGTTGGTTCCTATGGTTATGAAAGCAATCAGCGGAAAATAGCCAAAACGCCTTATTCTTATACGGTCAAAAAAGGCGATACTCTGTATTCCATAAGTTGGCGTTATGGAATGGATTACAAGGAATTGGCGCGTATTAATGGCATTCGGTCTCCTTACACCATATACGTCGGACAAAAGTTAAAATTCAGAGGTTCTACGTCAAGTACTAGGGCGCCGTCCAGTTCCAGCAAACAAAAAGTAGTGACCAAGCCGACGACGCCTGCACCAAAACCTAAAACACAAGCGAAGCCAACTTCCCAGCCAGCAACTGCCTCAACAAACTCCAGCTATACGGGTAGCCAGAACTTGCAATGGCGCTGGCCGACGGATGGACTGGTGATTGCGACATATTCCAATAGCAGTTCAGGTGGTAAGGGTATTGATATTTCTGGCAAAGCCGGGCAACCGGTAGTCGCCGCCGCTTCAGGAAAAGTGGTTTACAGTGGTAATGGTTTGCCGAGATATGGCAACTTATTGATTATAAAACATAACGATGTTTACTTGAGTGCCTATGCGCATAACGAACGTTTGTTAGTGAAAGAGGGCGAGGTTGTGAAGTCTGGGCAAAAGATTGCCACATTAGGACGGACCGGTACTCAGCGATACCAACTGCATTTTGAAATTCGTCGTAATGGTAAACCTGTCGATCCACAACGTTTTCTACCCAAACAATAA
- the hemW gene encoding radical SAM family heme chaperone HemW produces MFNFTSLPPLSLYIHVPWCVRKCPYCDFNSHDNHQSLPEQAYIDALIRDLEQELPLIWGRSINTVFIGGGTPSLFSAEAYDRLFSSVRALLPLQHDAEITLEANPGTVEAGRFSEYRDVGINRLSIGIQSFDQDALQALGRIHDSKQAIKAVEYAHQAGFDSFNLDLMFGLPGQDEKKARHDVETAIALAPPHISYYQLTIEPNTLFYAQPPSLPDDDPIYDWQLANQASLAEAGYMQYETSAYAQKGHQCRHNINYWRYGDYIGIGAGAHGKISSASPQQIQRRVKQKQPQKYIDTAGTEAGLLEQTFVSKDEVGFEFMLNAMRLLDGVPTPLFQQHTGVPISTIKQAMQKAEQLELLQHTIERIRPTEKGQRYLNSLIELFI; encoded by the coding sequence ATGTTCAACTTTACAAGCTTACCGCCTCTTAGCCTTTATATTCATGTGCCCTGGTGTGTGCGTAAATGCCCCTACTGTGACTTTAACTCTCATGATAATCATCAATCACTGCCAGAACAGGCCTATATTGATGCATTGATACGTGACCTGGAACAAGAATTACCCCTGATTTGGGGACGCTCGATCAATACGGTCTTTATCGGTGGTGGCACACCCAGTTTATTTTCAGCAGAAGCATATGATCGGCTTTTCTCTTCAGTCCGTGCCTTACTGCCCTTGCAACATGATGCTGAAATTACTTTAGAAGCCAATCCAGGTACTGTAGAAGCGGGTCGTTTCAGCGAATATCGTGATGTCGGTATCAATAGGCTGAGTATTGGTATCCAGAGTTTTGATCAGGATGCACTACAGGCACTGGGCCGTATCCATGACAGCAAGCAAGCAATCAAAGCCGTGGAATATGCTCATCAGGCAGGGTTTGATAGTTTTAATCTGGATCTGATGTTTGGCTTGCCCGGACAGGATGAGAAAAAAGCCAGGCATGATGTTGAAACTGCCATTGCCCTGGCTCCACCACATATCTCCTATTATCAATTAACGATAGAACCTAATACGCTGTTTTATGCTCAACCGCCGAGTCTTCCGGATGACGATCCAATTTATGACTGGCAGCTTGCCAATCAGGCAAGTCTGGCTGAAGCGGGTTATATGCAGTATGAAACCTCGGCCTACGCTCAAAAAGGCCATCAATGCCGCCATAATATTAACTACTGGCGCTATGGTGACTATATCGGCATTGGTGCCGGTGCTCATGGCAAAATCAGCAGTGCTTCTCCACAACAGATTCAACGGCGTGTTAAACAAAAACAGCCACAGAAATATATCGATACGGCAGGCACAGAAGCGGGATTGCTTGAGCAAACTTTCGTCAGCAAGGATGAGGTTGGATTTGAATTTATGTTGAATGCGATGCGTTTGCTTGATGGCGTTCCCACACCGCTTTTCCAGCAACATACTGGCGTGCCAATTTCTACAATAAAACAGGCTATGCAAAAAGCTGAACAGTTAGAATTATTGCAACATACTATCGAGAGAATTCGGCCGACAGAAAAGGGGCAACGTTATCTCAACAGTCTCATTGAGCTATTTATATAG
- a CDS encoding NlpC/P60 family protein, producing MHILHLEINRLNRYLWRFIILSLLNLLAACQTSPPDYSYSPPPQAIATPDQQQTLSLLYRQYQQWASTPYRLGGNSHSGIDCSAFVQQTYQTLFGIPMPRTTSQQILQGHPIKRSELKSGDLVFFRKGSHVGIYLEDDKFLHVSTKVGVTISSMHNSYWSRYFWQAVRVKPVITISP from the coding sequence ATGCATATTCTCCACTTAGAGATTAATCGGTTAAACCGCTATTTATGGCGCTTCATAATTCTGTCCTTACTCAATCTGCTCGCTGCTTGTCAGACGAGTCCTCCCGACTATAGTTATAGCCCTCCACCACAAGCCATTGCTACGCCTGATCAGCAACAAACGCTTAGTCTGCTTTATCGTCAATATCAACAATGGGCAAGCACCCCTTACCGTTTAGGTGGTAATAGTCACTCTGGTATAGATTGCTCTGCTTTTGTACAGCAGACGTATCAAACACTATTTGGCATCCCTATGCCCAGAACAACGTCGCAACAAATCCTGCAGGGGCATCCGATAAAACGAAGCGAACTCAAATCTGGGGACTTGGTTTTTTTCCGTAAGGGCAGTCATGTCGGAATTTATCTAGAAGACGATAAATTTTTGCATGTGTCCACCAAAGTCGGCGTTACTATTTCCAGTATGCACAACAGCTACTGGTCACGTTATTTTTGGCAAGCAGTGCGTGTCAAACCAGTTATCACTATTTCACCATAG
- a CDS encoding YqaA family protein has product MRLFSGLYAQVMIWARHKYATYWLALVSFTESSCFLVPPDVMLAPMTLARPERAWFLAALTTVTSVLGGLLGYLIGLFAFNMVEPWLVSLGYMDAYTHAAEWFHEWGIWAIFLAGFTPIPFKIFTIAAGVASMALLPFIFGSLVGRGMRFFLVAALMRWGGAELESKLHLWIDRIGWFTVLALVIGYFIFI; this is encoded by the coding sequence ATGCGCTTATTTTCAGGTTTGTATGCACAAGTGATGATATGGGCCCGACATAAGTACGCAACCTACTGGTTAGCTTTAGTCAGTTTTACCGAGTCTTCCTGTTTTCTTGTGCCACCGGATGTAATGCTGGCACCGATGACCTTAGCCAGACCAGAACGTGCCTGGTTTTTGGCTGCTTTAACCACAGTGACATCAGTTTTAGGTGGGTTGTTGGGGTATCTCATTGGCTTGTTTGCTTTTAATATGGTTGAACCCTGGCTGGTGTCTCTAGGTTATATGGATGCTTACACCCATGCTGCCGAGTGGTTCCATGAGTGGGGAATCTGGGCCATTTTTCTTGCTGGATTTACACCGATTCCCTTTAAAATCTTTACTATCGCGGCCGGCGTAGCCAGCATGGCTCTATTACCATTTATATTTGGTTCTTTGGTTGGGCGGGGAATGCGTTTCTTTCTGGTGGCGGCTTTAATGCGTTGGGGCGGTGCTGAGTTAGAGTCAAAACTTCATTTATGGATTGATCGTATTGGCTGGTTTACGGTGTTAGCACTGGTGATAGGTTATTTTATCTTCATATAA
- a CDS encoding HDOD domain-containing protein yields MSQQDLFYNKILKDLEDGKLLLPTLPEVALKVREVVDDPDATAVQLADIIVTDPALSARLLKVANSPLYRGRVPIESIHMAVPRLGLTMVRNIVTSLMMEQMFKATNKRLEKRLKTLWEHSTKVSAQSQVLASKLPKMNTDEAMLAGLIHSIGTLPILMQAQDEPGLLENPQRLDQIIDNLYPRIGAAILRKWEFPQSLVEVAAEHKNLNRNSGPSGPDLVDVVQVAYLQSLFDTEKALDPLTLNKVISFEKVGADTGLTVYEIDENSEEYLEALALFNIKP; encoded by the coding sequence ATGAGCCAGCAAGACCTATTTTATAACAAAATCCTGAAAGATCTTGAGGACGGTAAACTTCTTCTACCGACATTGCCAGAAGTGGCCTTGAAGGTGAGAGAAGTTGTCGATGATCCAGATGCCACTGCAGTGCAATTGGCAGATATTATTGTAACCGATCCTGCCCTGTCAGCGCGCTTATTAAAAGTTGCCAATAGTCCGCTATACCGTGGCCGAGTCCCGATTGAAAGTATCCACATGGCCGTGCCAAGACTGGGACTTACAATGGTGCGTAATATCGTTACCAGTCTGATGATGGAACAAATGTTTAAAGCGACCAATAAACGTTTAGAAAAACGTTTAAAAACACTCTGGGAGCATAGCACTAAGGTTTCTGCGCAGAGTCAGGTGCTGGCCAGCAAACTTCCCAAAATGAATACAGATGAAGCGATGTTAGCGGGCTTAATTCACTCCATAGGCACACTCCCTATTCTAATGCAGGCCCAAGACGAACCCGGTTTATTAGAAAATCCGCAGCGTTTAGACCAGATTATCGATAATCTTTATCCGCGTATTGGCGCAGCAATCCTCCGCAAATGGGAATTTCCACAAAGTTTGGTTGAGGTCGCCGCTGAACATAAAAATCTCAATCGTAATAGTGGTCCTTCCGGTCCTGATTTAGTCGATGTGGTGCAAGTTGCCTACCTTCAAAGCTTATTTGATACTGAAAAAGCACTAGACCCGCTCACATTAAATAAAGTGATTTCTTTCGAGAAAGTGGGTGCAGATACAGGTCTGACTGTATATGAAATTGACGAAAATAGTGAAGAATATCTGGAAGCATTAGCTTTATTTAACATCAAACCTTAA
- the alaC gene encoding alanine transaminase, translating to MNDEFPRIKRLPPYVFNIVNDLKAKARARGEDIIDFGMGNPDRPAPAHIVEKLVEAAQRPDTHRYSVSRGIPRLRKACAGWYKRKFDVELDPETECIVTIGSKEGLAHLALATVGPGDAVLVPNPAYPIHPYGFVIAGADIRHVPLTPDVDFFAELEKSVKDSWPKPKMLVLNFPGNPTTQCVDLDFFQRVVDFAREHKIWVIHDLAYGEIVFDGYKAPSILQVPGAKEVAVEFYTLSKTYNMPGWRVGFMSGNPTLVAALARMKSYLDYGMFTPIQVAAITALEGPQDCVDEIVETYRSRRDVLCDGLNAIGWQVEKPKATMFVWAKIPEKYRELGSLEFSKKLLKEAKVAVSPGIGFGEYGDDYVRFGLIENEHRTRQAIRGIRDMMRKP from the coding sequence TTGAACGACGAATTTCCAAGAATTAAACGCCTTCCGCCCTACGTTTTCAACATTGTAAATGATTTGAAAGCAAAAGCACGTGCGCGTGGTGAGGATATCATTGATTTTGGTATGGGTAACCCCGATCGCCCTGCACCCGCACATATTGTAGAAAAACTGGTCGAGGCGGCGCAGCGGCCAGATACCCACCGTTATTCGGTTTCTCGTGGTATTCCCAGGTTACGTAAAGCTTGCGCGGGCTGGTACAAACGTAAGTTTGATGTCGAACTTGATCCGGAAACTGAATGCATTGTTACTATCGGCTCTAAAGAAGGTTTAGCGCATCTAGCACTAGCTACTGTCGGTCCTGGTGATGCGGTATTAGTGCCTAACCCCGCTTATCCGATTCATCCTTATGGCTTTGTTATCGCGGGCGCAGATATCCGCCATGTGCCATTGACGCCTGATGTCGACTTTTTTGCTGAGCTGGAAAAATCGGTTAAGGATTCATGGCCTAAACCCAAAATGCTGGTGCTGAATTTCCCTGGCAACCCGACAACACAATGTGTTGATTTGGACTTTTTCCAACGGGTAGTCGACTTTGCCCGCGAGCATAAAATCTGGGTGATTCATGATCTGGCTTATGGTGAAATTGTATTTGATGGCTATAAAGCGCCGTCCATTTTACAAGTGCCGGGCGCGAAAGAAGTCGCTGTTGAGTTTTATACCCTGTCAAAAACGTACAATATGCCTGGCTGGCGTGTGGGCTTTATGTCTGGTAATCCGACATTAGTCGCTGCACTGGCACGAATGAAGTCTTATCTGGACTACGGTATGTTTACGCCGATTCAGGTAGCAGCCATTACCGCTCTGGAAGGGCCACAGGACTGTGTTGATGAAATTGTGGAAACTTACAGAAGTCGTCGTGATGTTTTATGTGATGGACTGAATGCCATTGGCTGGCAGGTAGAAAAACCCAAAGCCACCATGTTTGTCTGGGCGAAGATTCCTGAGAAATATCGTGAGCTTGGCTCATTAGAATTTAGTAAAAAATTATTGAAAGAAGCGAAAGTCGCTGTATCACCAGGTATTGGTTTTGGTGAGTACGGGGATGATTATGTACGCTTTGGATTGATTGAAAATGAACATCGTACACGTCAGGCGATCCGTGGGATCCGTGACATGATGAGAAAACCGTAG
- a CDS encoding homoserine dehydrogenase, whose product MQSVKIGILGLGTVGSGTVNVLTRNSREISRRAGRDIEIYRAADRDLDKPKGCDTSAINLTDDAFDIINDPEIQIVVELIGGTGVAKELVIKAIENGKHVVTANKALIAIHGNELFELAQEKGVTISFEAAVAGGIPIIKAMREGLAGNRIEWLAGIINGTGNFILTEMREKGRDFADVLAEAQALGYAEADPTFDIEGIDAAHKLTIMASIAFGIPLQFDKCYTEGISRIAQEDVLNANELGYRIKHLGIAKKTTAGVELRVHPTLIPQRRLLANVNGVMNAVVVKGDAVGPTLYYGAGAGSEATASAVVADIVDIVRALTTDPENRVPHLAFQPDALKDTPILPMSEVVTSYYLRIHTLDKPGVLADITRILSNEGINIEAILQKQPEEHEGMVPIIMLTQAVVEKNMDQAIAQIEALDTVPDSIMRIRMESLGG is encoded by the coding sequence GTGCAATCAGTAAAAATCGGAATTCTGGGTTTAGGAACGGTTGGTAGTGGTACTGTCAACGTATTAACCCGGAACTCGAGAGAAATCAGTCGTCGTGCAGGCCGTGATATTGAAATATATCGCGCTGCTGATCGTGACCTTGATAAACCTAAAGGCTGTGACACTTCTGCTATCAATTTAACGGATGATGCTTTTGACATCATCAACGATCCTGAGATTCAGATTGTTGTTGAATTGATTGGCGGTACAGGTGTTGCTAAAGAGTTGGTGATTAAAGCCATCGAAAATGGCAAGCATGTCGTGACAGCCAACAAAGCGCTTATTGCCATACATGGTAATGAGCTATTTGAGCTTGCTCAGGAAAAAGGCGTCACAATCTCCTTCGAAGCGGCAGTTGCTGGTGGTATTCCGATTATCAAAGCCATGCGTGAAGGTCTGGCTGGTAACCGCATTGAATGGCTGGCAGGCATTATCAACGGTACAGGTAACTTTATCCTGACTGAAATGCGGGAAAAAGGTCGTGATTTTGCTGACGTTTTAGCGGAAGCACAGGCGCTGGGTTATGCCGAAGCGGATCCTACGTTTGATATTGAAGGTATTGATGCGGCGCATAAACTCACCATTATGGCTTCCATTGCATTTGGTATACCGTTGCAGTTTGATAAATGCTACACCGAAGGTATCAGCCGTATAGCGCAAGAAGATGTGCTGAACGCCAATGAATTGGGTTACCGCATTAAACACCTGGGTATTGCGAAGAAAACCACAGCTGGTGTGGAACTAAGAGTCCACCCGACCTTGATTCCGCAGCGACGTTTATTAGCCAATGTAAATGGTGTGATGAACGCGGTTGTGGTGAAAGGTGATGCAGTTGGCCCAACACTCTATTACGGTGCAGGTGCAGGTTCAGAAGCCACGGCTTCAGCCGTTGTCGCAGATATCGTGGATATCGTTCGTGCTTTGACCACTGATCCTGAAAATCGCGTACCCCATTTGGCCTTCCAGCCTGATGCATTAAAAGACACGCCGATTCTGCCTATGTCAGAAGTGGTGACATCGTATTATTTACGTATTCATACCTTAGACAAGCCGGGTGTGTTAGCCGATATAACCCGTATTTTGAGCAATGAGGGCATCAATATTGAAGCTATCTTGCAAAAGCAGCCTGAAGAACATGAAGGCATGGTACCGATTATCATGTTGACCCAAGCTGTGGTAGAGAAAAATATGGACCAGGCCATTGCACAAATTGAGGCATTGGATACGGTGCCGGATTCTATTATGCGTATTCGCATGGAATCTCTCGGTGGTTAA
- the thrC gene encoding threonine synthase gives MSFRPRYTGLIERYRDRLPVNDDTRLISLGEGNTPLIKLNHITKELGKDVDIYVKYEGLNPTGSFKDRGMTMAVTKAVEEGSKAIICASTGNTSAAAAAYAARAGIAAFVLIPDGKIAQGKLAQAMMHGATVIQIKGNFDQGMQLVKEVAEHAPVTIVNSINPYRLQGQKTAAFEIVEELGRAPDYHCLPVGNAGNITAHWIGYCEYSCNSGDHVTDSCAYCGGKCKYAGGAIVGNRPKMIGYQAAGSAPFMRGHMVDDPETVATAIRIGHPQSWDKAWQVKEESGGWFDECSDEEILAAQKLLAEKEGVFCEPASATSLAGAMRDIKSGKIPEGSTIVCTLTGHGLKDPDTAIKQSTSAVVTVNAELDAVREAILNNMA, from the coding sequence ATGTCATTTCGACCACGTTACACTGGACTCATTGAGCGCTATCGCGACCGTTTACCAGTCAATGACGATACCCGCCTGATCAGTCTTGGTGAAGGCAATACCCCGCTTATTAAGCTCAACCACATTACCAAAGAGCTGGGTAAGGATGTCGATATTTATGTGAAGTACGAAGGTCTGAACCCAACGGGGTCATTTAAAGATCGTGGTATGACCATGGCTGTGACCAAAGCGGTAGAAGAGGGAAGTAAAGCGATTATCTGTGCCTCAACAGGTAATACATCGGCTGCGGCTGCGGCTTATGCTGCACGTGCAGGCATCGCTGCATTTGTACTTATCCCAGACGGCAAAATCGCACAAGGCAAACTGGCCCAGGCAATGATGCACGGTGCAACCGTTATTCAAATCAAAGGCAACTTTGATCAGGGCATGCAGTTAGTCAAAGAAGTCGCTGAACATGCGCCGGTGACTATTGTGAACTCGATAAACCCATATCGTTTACAAGGACAGAAAACAGCGGCCTTTGAAATTGTCGAAGAACTGGGCCGAGCGCCTGACTATCACTGTTTGCCTGTAGGGAATGCCGGTAATATTACGGCTCACTGGATTGGCTACTGTGAGTATTCATGTAATTCAGGTGATCATGTCACCGATTCATGTGCTTATTGTGGTGGTAAATGTAAATATGCGGGTGGTGCCATTGTCGGCAATCGTCCTAAGATGATTGGTTATCAGGCGGCTGGCAGTGCGCCTTTCATGCGTGGTCATATGGTAGATGATCCTGAAACAGTCGCCACAGCAATTCGTATCGGTCACCCGCAAAGCTGGGATAAAGCCTGGCAGGTGAAAGAAGAGTCGGGCGGTTGGTTTGATGAGTGCTCTGATGAAGAAATTCTGGCTGCGCAGAAGTTATTAGCTGAAAAAGAAGGTGTGTTCTGTGAGCCTGCTTCAGCAACATCTTTGGCGGGAGCTATGCGTGATATTAAATCAGGCAAAATCCCTGAAGGCAGCACTATTGTTTGTACTTTAACGGGTCACGGCTTAAAAGATCCTGACACAGCGATCAAACAAAGTACATCTGCTGTTGTTACCGTAAATGCTGAGCTTGATGCCGTGCGTGAAGCCATTTTGAACAATATGGCGTAA
- the lysS gene encoding lysine--tRNA ligase, which yields MTNETELDENRLIAQRREKLADLREQGNAFPNDFRRNVMNAELQAEYAEWDAEKLKANPLRVKIAGRMMTKRVMGKASFATIRDMSGNIQLYVARDELPEGVYAQFKSWDLGDIIGAEGTLFRTQKGELSVHVDSIQLLTKSLRPLPEKFHGLSDQETRYRQRYVDLIMNEASRDVFRIRTKIVDGVRRYLMSKDYLEVETPMMQAIPGGATARPFTTHHNALDMGLYLRIAPELYLKRLVVGGFERVFEINRNFRNEGLSTRHNPEFTMVEFYQAYADYHELMDLTEDMLRTITQDVLGTTQVHYQGLDIDFAKPFTRMTVKESILHFNPELKAEQLDDIESARAIAKSLDIALKDSYGLGKVQIEIFEKTVEHRLMDPTFITAYPTEVSPLARRNDNDPFVTDRFEFFVGGREIANGFSELNDAEDQAERFKAQVEEKDAGDDEAMHYDADYIRALEYGMPPTAGEGIGIDRLVMLLTDSPSIRDVLLFPHMRPE from the coding sequence ATGACAAATGAAACAGAATTGGACGAAAACCGATTAATTGCCCAACGCCGTGAAAAACTGGCCGACTTAAGAGAGCAGGGCAATGCTTTTCCTAACGACTTCCGTCGTAATGTAATGAACGCTGAATTACAGGCAGAATACGCAGAGTGGGATGCTGAAAAATTAAAGGCAAATCCATTACGCGTGAAGATTGCCGGCCGTATGATGACCAAGCGTGTCATGGGTAAAGCAAGTTTTGCCACCATTCGTGATATGTCTGGCAATATTCAGTTGTATGTCGCACGCGATGAATTACCGGAAGGTGTCTATGCGCAATTTAAAAGTTGGGATTTAGGCGATATTATCGGTGCTGAAGGCACACTATTTCGTACCCAGAAAGGCGAGTTGTCGGTGCATGTTGATAGTATTCAGCTTTTAACAAAATCGCTCAGACCATTACCAGAAAAATTCCACGGATTATCGGATCAGGAAACACGCTATCGTCAACGCTATGTTGATTTAATCATGAACGAAGCCAGTCGTGATGTGTTCCGTATTCGTACCAAAATTGTTGATGGTGTTCGTCGTTACCTGATGAGCAAGGATTATCTGGAAGTGGAAACACCGATGATGCAGGCAATTCCAGGTGGTGCCACAGCCCGTCCATTTACGACACATCACAATGCGCTGGATATGGGCTTATACTTGCGTATTGCCCCAGAGCTTTATCTGAAGCGTCTGGTAGTCGGTGGTTTCGAACGCGTATTTGAAATCAATCGTAACTTCCGTAACGAAGGTTTATCGACTCGTCATAATCCAGAATTCACCATGGTGGAGTTTTACCAAGCCTATGCTGACTACCATGAATTAATGGATTTGACTGAGGATATGCTGCGTACCATCACGCAAGATGTGTTGGGTACAACGCAAGTGCACTATCAAGGTTTAGACATTGATTTTGCCAAACCCTTTACCCGAATGACCGTGAAAGAGTCGATTCTGCATTTCAATCCTGAATTAAAAGCTGAACAACTGGATGATATTGAGTCTGCACGTGCAATCGCTAAATCATTAGATATCGCGCTGAAAGACAGTTATGGTTTGGGTAAAGTCCAGATTGAGATTTTTGAAAAAACCGTTGAACACCGTTTAATGGATCCGACTTTCATCACGGCTTATCCAACCGAAGTCTCACCATTAGCGCGTCGTAATGATAATGATCCGTTTGTGACCGACCGTTTTGAATTTTTTGTCGGTGGTCGTGAAATTGCTAATGGCTTCTCAGAGCTTAATGATGCCGAAGATCAGGCGGAACGTTTCAAAGCACAGGTGGAAGAAAAAGACGCCGGTGACGATGAAGCGATGCATTATGATGCCGATTACATTCGTGCTCTTGAATACGGTATGCCACCTACCGCGGGTGAGGGTATCGGTATTGATCGACTGGTGATGTTACTGACAGACTCACCTTCTATAAGGGACGTCTTGTTATTCCCGCATATGCGTCCTGAATAG
- the prfB gene encoding peptide chain release factor 2 (programmed frameshift), whose protein sequence is MQRIKDLRDRSDDLRGYLDYDEKAERLIEVTRELESPSVWENPETAQKLGQERASLEKIVTTLSGHRDMLDDAKELLELAVEDNDQATFDAIQADLNELEKGLEKLEFQRMFSGKLDKNNAYLDIQSGSGGTEAQDWANMILRMYLRWGESQDYKVELIEVSAGEVAGIKSATVRFEGEYAFGMLRTETGVHRLVRKSPFDSGARRHTSFASVFVYPEVDDTIEIDINPADLRTDTYRSSGAGGQHVNTTDSAVRITHVPTNTVVQCQTERSQHQNRDRAMNQLRAKLYELELMKQNEVKQAAEESKSDIGWGSQIRSYVLDQSRIKDLRTGVETGNTQAVLDGDLDQFIEASLKSGL, encoded by the exons ATGCAGCGAATCAAAGACCTACGGGATCGCAGTGACGATCTTAGGGGGTATCTT GACTATGATGAGAAAGCTGAACGATTAATTGAAGTCACGCGCGAACTGGAGTCGCCCAGTGTGTGGGAAAATCCGGAAACTGCCCAGAAACTAGGGCAGGAACGTGCGAGTTTAGAAAAAATTGTCACCACCTTATCCGGCCATCGTGACATGCTGGATGATGCAAAAGAATTACTCGAATTAGCCGTTGAAGATAATGATCAGGCCACGTTTGATGCGATCCAGGCTGATCTGAATGAATTAGAAAAAGGTCTGGAAAAGCTGGAATTTCAACGCATGTTCTCCGGTAAGCTGGATAAGAACAATGCCTATCTGGACATTCAGTCAGGTTCTGGTGGAACTGAGGCACAAGACTGGGCAAACATGATTTTGCGTATGTATCTGCGTTGGGGTGAGTCACAAGACTATAAAGTCGAATTGATCGAAGTCTCTGCTGGTGAGGTGGCGGGTATTAAAAGTGCCACAGTCCGGTTTGAAGGCGAATATGCCTTTGGTATGCTGCGGACCGAAACCGGTGTACACCGCCTGGTTCGTAAGTCACCGTTTGATTCTGGTGCGCGTCGCCATACCTCATTTGCATCGGTATTCGTTTATCCGGAAGTGGATGACACCATTGAAATTGATATCAACCCGGCAGATCTGAGAACCGATACTTATCGTTCCAGTGGTGCCGGCGGTCAGCATGTTAATACGACGGATTCTGCTGTTCGTATTACGCATGTACCTACCAATACGGTGGTGCAATGTCAGACCGAACGCTCGCAGCATCAGAATAGAGACCGTGCAATGAACCAGTTACGTGCGAAACTGTACGAACTGGAGTTGATGAAACAAAACGAAGTGAAACAGGCTGCTGAAGAGTCGAAGTCAGATATTGGCTGGGGCAGTCAGATACGTTCTTATGTGCTCGATCAGTCCCGCATCAAGGACCTGCGAACAGGCGTCGAAACCGGCAATACTCAAGCGGTCTTAGATGGTGACCTGGACCAATTTATTGAAGCCTCACTCAAATCAGGATTATAA